A window of the Oncorhynchus masou masou isolate Uvic2021 chromosome 13, UVic_Omas_1.1, whole genome shotgun sequence genome harbors these coding sequences:
- the LOC135552097 gene encoding septin-10-like, whose translation MSSSDVARHLGAHPLSLSGHVGFDSLPDQLVNKSTCQGFCFNILCIGETGIGKSTLMDTLFNTNFENCESSHFEPQVKLRAQTYDLQESNVKLRLTVVNTVGFGDQMNKQDSYQPVVDYIDRQYETYLQEELKIKRSLHNYHDSRLHACLYFISPSGHSLKSLDLLTMKKLDSKVNIIPVIAKADTISKSELHKFKLKIMSELVSNGVQIYQFPLDDETVAKVNTTMNGHLPFAVVGSTEEMMVGNKMVKARQYPWGVVQVENESHCDFVKLREMLICVNMEDLREQTHTRHYELYRRCKLEEIGFRDTDPESKPVSLQQTYEAKRTEFLGELQRREEEMRQLFVQRVKEKEAELKDAERGLQGRFEQLKRLHAEERGALEEKRRVLEEEQSSFSKRRAAAQLLQAQNLNANGKKDKDRKNSGFM comes from the exons ATGTCTTCCTCTGATGTTGCGCGGCACCTG GGAgcacatcccctctctctgtctggccatGTTGGGTTTGACAGCCTTCCAGACCAGCTGGTCAACAAGTCCACCTGCCAAGGCTTCTGTTTCAACATCCTCTGTATAG GTGAGACTGGTATTGGTAAGTCGACCCTGATGGACACACTGTTCAACACTAACTTTGAGAACTGTGAGTCGTCCCACTTCGAGCCACAGGTGAAGCTGCGAGCCCAGACATACGACCTGCAGGAGAGTAATGTCAAACTCAGACTCACAGTAGTCAACACTGTTGGCTTTGGAGACCAGATGAACAAACAGGACAG CTACCAGCCGGTGGTGGACTATATAGACCGTCAGTATGAGACTTATCTCCAGGAGGAGTTGAAGATCAAGAGAAGCCTCCATAACTACCACGACTCCCGGCTCCATGCCTGTCTCTACTTCATATCACCCTCCGGACACTCCCTCAAGTCCCTGGACCTACTCACTATGAAGAAACTAGACAGCAAG GTGAACATCATCCCAGTGATAGCCAAGGCGGACACCATCTCTAAGAGTGAGCTGCACAAGTTTAAGCTCAAGATCATGAGTGAGCTGGTCAGTAACGGAGTTCAGATCTACCAGTTCCCTCTGGACGATGAGACTGTAGCCAAGGTTAACACTACCATGAAT ggCCACCTGCCGTTTGCTGTAGTGGGTAGTACAGAGGAGATGATGGTGGGGAACAAAATGGTGAAGGCTCGCCAGTACCCCTGGGGCGTAGTGCAAG TGGAGAACGAGAGTCACTGTGACTTTGTGAAACTGCGTGAAATGCTGATCTGTGTGAACATGGAGGACCTGAGAGAGCAGACTCACACACGTCACTATGAACTGTACCGCCGCTGCAAGCTAGAGGAGATAGGCTTCAGAGACACAGACCCTGAGAGCAAACCTGTCAG CCTTCAGCAGACATATGAAGCAAAGCGTACAGAGTTTCTGGGGGAACTTCAGCggcgagaggaggagatgagacagcTGTTTGTCCAGAGAGTCAAAGAGAAGGAGGCTGAACTCAAAGATGCTGAGAGAGGG CTGCAGGGAAGGTTTGAGCAGCTGAAGCGGTTGCATGCGGAGGAGAGGGGTGCGTTGGAGGAGAAGAGACGAGTTCTAGAGGAGGAACAAAGTTCCTTCAGTAAGAGACGAGCTGCAGCCCAGCTACTGCAGGCCCAGAACCTTAATGCTAACGGGAAGAAGGACAAGGACCGCAAGAA ctctgggTTCATGTGA